AGCCCGCTCGGACACATGAAGGCCTTGAAACCCACCACACCCGCCCGCGCCATGTGCGGCAAATGCGGCAGCGATCCCGGCGTCAATCCGCCCCACAGCGCGAAGTCCAGCCGGCTATTCGCCTCACCCGCCCGCCGCTTCGCCTCAAACGCCACCACATCCAGCACCGGCGGCGTCGAGTTCAACGGCATATCGATGAATGTCGTCCCGCCTCCCGCAGCCAGCGCCGTCGATCCCGTCGCGAAGCCCTCCCACTCCGTCCGCCCCGGCTCGTTGAAGTGCACGTGCGCATCCACTAGCCCGGGAAACATCACCTTCCCGCTCACATCGATCTCCACCGCCGCGCTCCCCCTCAGGTCCGGCGCCATGTCCGCGAAGATCTCCCCGGAAATCCCCACATCCATCGTCTGCAGGCCGGTAGCCGTAACCACCGAAGCCCGGCGGAGGATCGTGTCGAAGTGGCTCATGGGGAGGTAGAAAAAGACAAAGTGCCGGGTCATCCGGCATCGATGCCGACAATGGAAAATGTGACGCGGAAAGTGAAAGTGATAAATACCAGCCACCCCTCGGAAAGCAGCGATCCGGCCATCATTCGGTGCCCCCTAAAAATGCTGACCTCTCCCAGCTCCCCTTCTTTCGATAGTCACTCGGCACTCTGCCTTTCCTCCCCGCTCACCCTTCGTCCAGCCCAAGCAGGAAATCCACCAGCACCCTCAATGCCACCCCGATATCCTCCGGCGAGGCATACTCGTCCGGATGATGGCTCAGCCCGTCCCGGCAACGCACGAAGAGCATCCCGATCGGCATCGCCTTCGACATCATCACGCCGTCATGCCCGGCCCCGCTCGTCAGCATCAGCGGCGTCCCCGTATACGGCTTCGCCGCCTCCTGCAGCCGCTTCGTCAGCGCCTCGTCACAGGCCACCGCCCCCGTCTCCTGCACCACCTCGCTCACCAGCTCCAATTGCCGCTCCTCCGCGATTCCCGCGTAGCTTCCTAGCAACTCCGCCAGCAAACGCTCCCGCTCCCCATCCGCCGGATGCCGGAAGTCCAGGGTAAAGCTCACCTCCCCCGGGATCGCATTCGATGCCCCCGGCTTCACCTCCAGCTTCCCCACCGTCGCCAAGAGATTCGGCTGCTCCCGCGCGATCCGCTCCGTCGCCAGGATACACTCCGCCGCCCCCGCCAGCGCATCCTTCCGGATCTCCATCGGCGTCGTCCCCGCATGATCCGCCTGACCGTTCAAAGTGATCAAAAGCCGGCTCTGCCCGCTGATCCCCGAAACCACGCACACCGGCTCCCTCCACACCTCCAGCACCCGCCCCTGCTCGATGTGCACCTCCACATACCCCAGCGCATCGCCGGGAGCATAATG
This portion of the Luteolibacter luteus genome encodes:
- a CDS encoding Zn-dependent hydrolase → MDEKLEDALDRLLERIEELGELTDTPGDGLSRGFLSPANLEAARRVGEWMRAAGMEVGFDRGGTVRGVMRERQGEFARVQGSVFSERQEEEGEEEGDGRALVLGSHLDTVIDAGKYDGPLGVLIAIAALEVTGALSFPVHVLGFSDEEGVRFHATYLGSRACVGELTEGVLNLRDAKGVSVREALEKGRVPSDQSAVISERQERGRDGSEAGSAVSLASSSFHYAPGDALGYVEVHIEQGRVLEVWREPVCVVSGISGQSRLLITLNGQADHAGTTPMEIRKDALAGAAECILATERIAREQPNLLATVGKLEVKPGASNAIPGEVSFTLDFRHPADGERERLLAELLGSYAGIAEERQLELVSEVVQETGAVACDEALTKRLQEAAKPYTGTPLMLTSGAGHDGVMMSKAMPIGMLFVRCRDGLSHHPDEYASPEDIGVALRVLVDFLLGLDEG